From Erigeron canadensis isolate Cc75 chromosome 8, C_canadensis_v1, whole genome shotgun sequence, one genomic window encodes:
- the LOC122578217 gene encoding O-fucosyltransferase 31-like, with product MRPSHLYISHSNYKKKEMKSQTTTTSQLQSRQQKAVAFAGILLIFIPNLWPNLFHPFSRSYPSLFSEWIAPTAKHIRLLEGASLEQSSETQESDIWSPLPYQGWKPCLDSPSVSFNPEKSWGYIQVFLDGGLNQQRMGICDAVAVAKILNATLVIPYLEVNPVWKDPSSFSDIFDVDHFIEVLQNEVSIVKELPSMYSWSTREYYGTGIRATRIKTAPVHASANWYLENVLPMLYSHGVAAIAPFSHRLAFDNLPKEIQYLRCKVNFQALLFVPHIRRLGDTLVQRLRTSPGMISGTKDETGTGKFIVLHLRFDKDMAAHSACDFGGGKAEKLALAKYRQVIWQGRVMKTQFTNEELRHQGRCPLTPEEIGLLLRALGFNNDTRLYLASHKVYGGEARISTLRKLFPLMEDKKSLASDRERAEVEGKASLLAAVDYYVSMHTDIFISASPGNMHNAMLGYRAYRNMKTIRPNMVLLSQLFLNETMEWQEFQQSVQNGHKNRQGQIRLRKETQSIYTYPIPDCMCQQH from the exons ATGCGACCCTCTCATTTATATATCTCACATTCTAATTATAAAAAGAAGGAGATGAAATCACAAACCACAACAACGTCACAATTACAGTCACGACAACAGAAAGCTGTTGCTTTTGCTGggattttgttgatttttattCCCAATTTATGGCCAAATCTCTTTCATCCTTTCTCCCGTTCCTATCCTTCATTATTCTCG GAGTGGATTGCTCCGACTGCAAAGCACATTCGTCTATTAGAGGGTGCTTCACTTGAGCAAAGT TCTGAGACACAAGAATCGGATATTTGGTCTCCATTACCTTACCAAGGATGGAAACCTTGTCTCGACTCCCCTAGTGTTTCAT TCAATCCAGAGAAATCATGGGGGTATATTCAGGTGTTTCTAGATGGTGGATTGAACCAGCAAAGAATGGGG ATTTGTGATGCAGTTGCTGTTGCTAAAATCTTAAATGCGACTCTAGTAATCCCATACCTTGAAGTAAATCCTGTCTGGAAAGATCCAAG TTCTTTCAGTGATATATTTGATGTTGATCACTTTATTGAGGTGTTGCAAAATGAAGTCTCCATAGTTAAAGAGCTTCCCAGCATGTACTCATGGAGCACAAGGGAGTACTATGGCACAGGCATACGAGCTACTAGAATCAAGACGGCACCTGTACATGCTTCTGCTAACTGGTATCTGGAAAATGTGCTGCCAATGCTCTATAG TCATGGGGTAGCTGCTATAGCGCCATTCTCGCATCGTTTGGCTTTTGATAACTTACCCAAGGAGATCCAATATCTTCGATGCAAGGTTAACTTTCAAGCATTACTTTTCGTTCCCCACATCAGGAGACTAGGTGACACCCTTGTCCAACGTCTTCGAACTTCTCCTGGCATGATAAGCGGAACAAAGGATGAAACAGGAACTGGAAAGTTTATCGTTTTACATCTTCGCTTTGACAAA GATATGGCTGCCCATTCAGCTTGTGATTTTGGTGGTGGAAAAGCGGAGAAGTTGGCTCTTGCAAAGTACCGCCAAGTGATTTGGCAGGGGCGAGTCATGAAAACTCAGTTCACTAATGAGGAGTTAAGACATCAGGGACGATGTCCATTAACTCCTGAAGAGATTGGTCTGCTACTGAGAGCTTTGGGGTTCAACAACGATACACGGCTTTATCTCGCATCTCACAAG GTTTATGGTGGAGAAGCAAGGATTTCTACTCTGCGTAAACTGTTTCCACTTATGGAGGATAAAAAAAGCCTTGCCTCTGATAGAGAACGAGCTGAAGTTGAAGGAAAGGCATCATTGTTAGCTGCTGTTGATTATTATGTCAGTATGCACACTGATATTTTCATATCTGCTTCCCCGGGCAACATGCACAATGCAATG CTAGGGTATCGAGCTTACAGGAACATGAAGACTATCAGACCGAATATGGTGCTCTTGAGCCAACTATTTCTAAACGAAACGATGGAGTGGCAGGAGTTTCAGCAGTCTGTACAAAATGGACATAAGAACAGACAAGGGCAAATTAGGTTAAGAAAGGAGACTCAATCTATATATACCTATCCCATTCCTGACTGCATGTGTCAACAACACTAG
- the LOC122578106 gene encoding mechanosensitive ion channel protein 2, chloroplastic-like, with product MAASGSLLFSRESGIIRSSVYSSQHKGRKYKGQTHFFPATLSFHSTLKELSSVDLLTIQEPLKPMSARCNIFVCRALFSPNGGNQIPILKTAATVLARSYEAFHGRSLVVQLIPAVGIIAFAAWGLGPLMRFGRVLFLQKNDNSWSKSKEHQVMTSYIQPLLLWGGAVLICRVLEPVILPSAPSQAVKQRLLNFVRSLSTVLAFAYCLSSLIQQTQKFFVEKKDPSDARTMGYEFAGKAVYSAVWVASISLFMELLGFSTQKWVTAGGLGTVLLTLAGREIFTNFLSSVMIHATRPFVLSEWIQTKIDGYEVSGTVEHVGWWSPTIIRGDDREAIHIPNHKFTVNVVRNLTQKTHWRVKTHLAISHLDVNKINNIVADMRKVLAKNPQVEQQKLHRRVFLDNVDPENQALRIMISCFVKTPRFEEYLGVKEAILLDLLRVISHHRARLATPLRTVQRIYRDAADIDNVPFSDIFTHDRAAANRPYLLIEPSYKINGEEKSKPSSRQANPEEKDSKPVTQVTSEPTPDPNPKPTPEVKTSHVGPTASTRSPQGEPSSSSSPSSSSSANTRSALEDNIVLGVALEGSKRVLPIEDEMGPASSPTLSEPKELASRLNGGGGGHTTTIGKDQKDDQTSLGSGTTSEQREQEKR from the exons ATGGCTGCAAGTGGTTCTCTGCTGTTTTCTCGGGAATCGGGGATCATTAGAAGCTCTGTATATAGCAGCCAACATAAG GGAAGGAAATACAAGGGACAAACTCATTTCTTTCCTGCCActctttcatttcattccacg TTAAAAGAACTTTCGAGTGTAGATCTTCTGACCATACAAGAGCCACTAAAACCGATGTCAGCTAGGTGTAACATTTTTGTTTGTCGAGCTCTTTTCTCACCAAATGGAGGAAACCAGATTCCTATATTAAAAACAGCCGCTACAGTACTGGCAAG GTCATATGAAGCTTTTCATGGCCGGTCTCTTGTAGTGCAATTGATTCCAGCTGTTGGAATTATCGCTTTTGCTGCATGGGGTCTTGGACCTTTAATGCGTTTTGGCAGGGTCCTTTTTCTGCAG AAAAATGATAATAGTTGGAGCAAGAGTAAAGAACACCAGGTGATGACATCTTATATTCAACCTTTGTTGTTATGGGGCGGTGCTGTACTTATATGCAG AGTACTGGAACCAGTTATCCTACCTTCTGCACCAAGCCAAGCTGTCAAACAGCGGCTTCTGAATTTTGTGCGCTCATTATCTACAGTATTGGCATTTGCGTACTGCTTATCAAG CTTGATACAACAAACACAAAAATTCTTTGTGGAGAAAAAGGATCCTAGCGATGCAAGAACT ATGGGTTATGAATTTGCTGGGAAGGCTGTTTATTCTGCAGTTTGGGTTGCATCTATTTCATTATTCATGGAGTTGCTGGGTTTCTCTACTCAGAAATGGGTAACAGCTGGAGGTCTTGGTACTGTATTGCTTACGCTTGCAGGCCGTGAG ATATTTACAAATTTTCTTTCAAGTGTAATGATCCATGCAACAAGACCATTTGTACTAAGTGAATGGATTCAAACAAAAATTGACGGGTATGAAGTGTCCGGTACAGTTGAG CACGTGGGGTGGTGGTCCCCGACAATCATAAGAGGTGACGATCGTGAGGCTATTCACATCCCAAACCATAAATTCACGGTGAACGTGGTGAGAAATCTGACCCAAAAAACACATTGGCGTGTCAAGACTCACCTTGCCATCAGTCACTTGGATGTCAATAAAATCAAC AACATTGTGGCTGATATGCGCAAGGTTTTGGCGAAAAATCCTCAAGTAGAGCAGCAAAAGCTACATAGGCGTGTGTTCCTGGACAATGTTGACCCTGAAAATCAGGCTCTTAGG ATTATGATTTCTTGCTTTGTGAAAACACCACGTTTTGAAGAATATCTTGGTGTGAAG GAAGCTATTTTGTTGGATCTCCTTAGAGTAATCAGCCATCACCGTGCACGTCTTGCCACACCTCTTCGTACAGTCCAGAGAATCTACCGTGATGCCGCCGATATTGATAATGTTCCATTTTCTGATATATTCACTCATGACCGAGCAGCTGCTAACCGTCCATACCTACTGATAGAGCCTTCTTATAAGATCAATGGTGAGGAAAAAAGTAAACCTTCATCTCGACAGGCTAACCCTGAAGAAAAAGACAGTAAGCCTGTAACTCAGGTAACATCAGAGCCGACCCCAGATCCCAACCCAAAGCCGACTCCTGAAGTTAAAACCTCACATGTAGGACCCACTGCCTCCACTCGATCCCCTCAGGGAGagccatcatcatcatcatcaccatcttcatcatcgagTGCTAATACAAGGTCAGCATTGGAAGATAACATTGTACTAGGGGTGGCTCTAGAGGGTTCAAAACGGGTGCTACCCATTGAGGATGAAATGGGACCAGCATCCTCTCCTACCCTCTCGGAGCCCAAGGAACTGGCTAGCCGTTTAaatggaggtggtggtggacaCACCACGACAATTGGCAAAGACCAGAAAGATGATCAGACATCTTTAGGGTCAGGGACTACGAGTGAACAAAGAGAACAAGAAAAGAGGTAA